The following are encoded together in the Bradymonas sediminis genome:
- a CDS encoding NUDIX hydrolase, which yields MIRQYQGENEICLVQIPTRGGNPSWRLPKGGIEAGETSEQAALRETREETGCHGEVLSELSPLEYWYTRRDDDTGERIRVRKLVDFFLMKYTHGDTGDHDHEVDESKWFTFSQALETISYDAERRVFQEAIHAWDAYLYRQSFEEEGAGTSL from the coding sequence TTGATTCGTCAATATCAGGGAGAGAACGAAATCTGCCTGGTCCAGATCCCTACGCGCGGCGGCAACCCGAGTTGGCGTCTTCCCAAAGGCGGCATCGAGGCCGGTGAGACCTCCGAGCAGGCCGCGCTGCGCGAGACCCGCGAAGAGACCGGCTGCCACGGGGAGGTCCTCTCCGAGCTCAGCCCCCTCGAATATTGGTATACCCGCCGCGATGACGACACCGGCGAGCGCATTCGGGTGCGCAAATTGGTCGACTTCTTCCTGATGAAATACACCCACGGCGACACCGGTGACCACGATCACGAGGTCGATGAGTCAAAGTGGTTCACGTTCTCACAGGCGCTTGAAACGATCAGCTACGACGCCGAGCGCCGCGTCTTCCAGGAGGCGATTCACGCCTGGGACGCGTATCTTTACCGCCAGAGCTTCGAAGAAGAAGGCGCCGGAACGAGCCTCTAA
- a CDS encoding aspartate aminotransferase family protein yields the protein MPESNRENADFGQAQPRLVTPVPGPKSVAMVSELARTECPAITARRARRQRESGVGQDPIVWERSLGANIEDVDGNVYVDLTGAFAVCGLGHNPPAVVDAAREQVGRLTHAMGDVYPSRVKIELGVLLSKIAPGDLDQSIFGLSGGDAIQAALKTAAVHTGKPGVIAFWGGYHGLSYGALSATAYRKEFREPFLGQLNSTIQHIPYPDPYRPPFGMPVDTPPEAISRAVLAHLRQMLEHPASGAEGLGAILVEPIQGRGGEVVPPAGFLQGLRDICDEFGLVLIFDEIFTGLGRTGDLFACQHEGVVPDILCVGKSMGGGFPISAAIGRPSVMNSWGASSGEAIHTSTFLGNPLGCAMASAAIRTLIAEDWPQKVQKRGDAWLKKLEALRQRFPKMIGDVRGRGLMLGIDLVKDTDTHEPAGHLALALTDYCRQRGYLVLPSGIHGNVLALSPPFVITDAQADGFFEALADGLESLQTTAP from the coding sequence ATGCCTGAATCTAATCGCGAAAACGCCGACTTTGGCCAAGCCCAACCTCGCCTCGTGACGCCGGTGCCCGGCCCCAAATCCGTGGCGATGGTCAGCGAGTTGGCGCGCACCGAGTGCCCGGCCATCACCGCACGCCGCGCGCGCCGTCAGCGCGAAAGCGGCGTCGGACAGGACCCGATCGTGTGGGAGCGCTCCCTGGGCGCAAATATCGAGGACGTCGACGGCAACGTCTATGTCGACCTCACCGGCGCCTTCGCCGTGTGCGGACTCGGGCATAATCCGCCGGCGGTCGTCGACGCCGCGCGTGAGCAGGTCGGCCGGCTGACCCACGCGATGGGCGATGTCTACCCGAGCCGGGTGAAGATCGAATTGGGCGTGCTGCTCTCAAAGATCGCCCCGGGTGACCTCGACCAATCGATCTTTGGGCTCTCGGGGGGTGACGCGATTCAGGCGGCGCTTAAAACCGCCGCGGTCCACACCGGAAAGCCCGGCGTTATCGCCTTCTGGGGCGGCTACCACGGCCTGTCCTACGGCGCGCTGAGCGCCACGGCCTATCGCAAAGAATTCCGCGAACCCTTCCTCGGCCAACTTAACTCGACGATCCAACATATCCCCTACCCCGACCCCTACCGCCCGCCCTTCGGCATGCCGGTGGACACGCCGCCCGAGGCCATCTCGCGCGCCGTGCTCGCCCACCTTCGCCAGATGCTGGAGCACCCGGCCAGCGGGGCCGAGGGGCTCGGCGCGATCCTGGTCGAGCCCATCCAGGGGCGCGGCGGCGAGGTCGTGCCGCCGGCCGGGTTCCTGCAGGGATTGCGCGATATCTGCGATGAGTTCGGCCTGGTGCTGATCTTCGATGAGATCTTCACCGGCCTGGGGCGCACCGGCGACCTCTTCGCCTGCCAGCACGAGGGCGTCGTCCCCGACATTTTATGCGTCGGAAAATCGATGGGCGGCGGCTTCCCAATCTCGGCGGCCATCGGACGCCCCTCGGTGATGAACTCCTGGGGCGCGTCCTCCGGCGAAGCGATTCACACCTCGACCTTTTTGGGCAATCCGCTCGGCTGCGCGATGGCCAGCGCCGCGATCCGCACCCTGATCGCCGAAGACTGGCCCCAAAAGGTACAAAAACGCGGTGACGCATGGCTAAAAAAATTAGAGGCCCTTCGCCAGCGTTTTCCAAAGATGATCGGCGATGTGCGCGGGCGCGGGTTGATGCTCGGCATCGACCTGGTCAAAGACACCGACACCCACGAGCCGGCCGGGCACCTGGCGCTCGCGCTCACCGACTATTGTCGCCAACGCGGCTATCTGGTGCTGCCGTCGGGGATTCACGGCAATGTGCTCGCCCTTAGCCCGCCCTTCGTCATCACCGACGCCCAGGCCGACGGCTTCTTTGAGGCCCTCGCCGACGGGCTTGAGTCCCTTCAAACCACGGCGCCCTGA
- a CDS encoding FIST signal transduction protein, with protein MKRPVAEQLGSASVQVASNAHPDTQVAIDEILDELDAANAALTLIFYGACHDDQVIAHTLEPVTGARGVAGTTAGEINSAGFAANTMTGISFHGSGVRASVELLPQLKELSLIPVVHLPGKLCRGIGRKKSELHPKRHLWLFLFNGQSGKEDLLTPFFMNAAPRVNLVGATLADDGNIAGARLVHDGRVYRDAAVTILLEYDGPFEAFHNTHVAMTPRRLEVTRVRRDGRHIVQLDGKSALEAYAEALGLAPEEVTSSVLATHPLGYRFRGQPFPISIGQLSPDGSLRVANTVQAGQILHILDAQDLVASSHRCIEGVVERVSAASTPTPSLDALLIVNCRFRHIEASSTGHVDALATALCQGPVCGLNSNGEQFATMHLNHSMAGVAFGSAR; from the coding sequence ATGAAGCGGCCGGTCGCTGAGCAACTAGGATCGGCTTCGGTTCAGGTCGCGAGCAACGCACATCCCGACACGCAAGTGGCGATCGACGAGATCCTCGATGAGCTTGACGCGGCCAACGCCGCGTTGACGCTGATTTTTTACGGGGCCTGCCACGACGACCAGGTGATCGCGCACACGCTCGAGCCGGTGACCGGGGCGCGCGGGGTCGCGGGGACCACCGCCGGGGAGATCAACAGCGCGGGGTTCGCCGCCAATACGATGACCGGGATCAGCTTCCATGGCAGCGGGGTGCGCGCGTCGGTGGAGTTGCTCCCGCAACTCAAAGAGCTGTCGTTGATTCCGGTGGTGCACCTTCCCGGCAAGCTCTGCCGGGGCATCGGGCGAAAGAAGAGCGAGCTGCACCCCAAGCGCCATCTCTGGCTCTTTCTGTTTAACGGGCAGTCCGGAAAAGAAGATCTGCTCACGCCGTTCTTTATGAACGCCGCGCCCCGGGTGAACCTGGTCGGCGCGACGCTGGCGGACGACGGCAATATCGCAGGCGCGCGATTGGTCCATGATGGGCGGGTGTACCGGGATGCGGCGGTCACGATCTTGCTCGAATACGATGGACCTTTCGAGGCGTTTCACAATACCCATGTCGCCATGACGCCTCGGCGCCTTGAGGTGACGCGGGTGCGACGCGACGGGCGCCATATTGTACAGCTCGACGGCAAATCGGCGCTCGAAGCCTATGCCGAAGCCCTCGGATTGGCGCCCGAGGAGGTCACCTCCTCGGTGTTGGCGACCCACCCGCTCGGGTATCGGTTCCGCGGGCAACCTTTCCCTATCTCGATTGGTCAGCTTAGCCCCGACGGAAGTCTAAGGGTCGCCAATACCGTCCAGGCCGGCCAGATTCTGCATATCCTGGACGCTCAGGACCTGGTGGCGTCGTCGCATCGCTGCATCGAAGGGGTGGTTGAGCGTGTCAGCGCGGCGTCCACGCCGACGCCTTCCCTCGACGCGCTGCTCATCGTCAATTGCCGATTCAGGCATATTGAGGCGAGCTCAACCGGGCACGTGGATGCGCTGGCCACCGCGCTGTGCCAGGGGCCGGTATGCGGGCTCAATAGCAACGGCGAGCAATTCGCCACGATGCACCTGAACCACTCCATGGCCGGCGTCGCGTTTGGCAGCGCCAGGTAA
- a CDS encoding class I SAM-dependent methyltransferase: MATHPQGRAQPRAIAAKLIELAHARVDERGRWSSAARVLEFQRTMRLLGEQIQPRSRLLELGATSTLYTTALARRGHRMTVVSTRQAYLQKARRELNEHALADQVRLIFLPTLGALPMQTLAHFDAVLIFEPLLHLLDDDERRRMAGEAVRLLRNDGHIIVHFFPPASGYIRALKLAETHPDQIDEATIDRVFESHILSSEDTAGALQFEAEVYLSLDEVTELFASLGVEFQDAQSLNGIAARREAEFLELGDESPRLFEVCRDLLEQSSRDPEIIATGDRAAWVGRKVRRH, from the coding sequence ATGGCGACCCACCCACAGGGGCGCGCGCAGCCGCGCGCCATCGCAGCGAAGCTGATCGAGTTGGCCCACGCCCGCGTCGACGAGCGCGGTCGCTGGAGCAGCGCGGCGCGCGTGCTCGAATTCCAACGCACCATGCGGCTCCTGGGAGAGCAGATTCAGCCGCGCAGCCGCCTGCTCGAATTAGGCGCCACCTCCACCCTCTACACCACCGCTCTGGCGCGGCGCGGGCACCGGATGACCGTGGTCAGCACGCGCCAGGCATATCTGCAAAAGGCGCGCCGCGAGCTCAACGAGCACGCCCTCGCCGATCAGGTGCGCCTGATCTTTCTGCCCACCCTCGGCGCGCTCCCCATGCAGACCCTCGCCCACTTCGACGCCGTGCTGATCTTCGAGCCGCTATTGCACCTCCTCGACGACGACGAGCGCCGGCGCATGGCCGGCGAGGCGGTGCGATTGCTGCGCAATGATGGGCATATTATCGTGCACTTCTTCCCGCCGGCCAGTGGCTATATCCGGGCGCTCAAGCTCGCCGAGACCCACCCCGATCAGATCGATGAAGCGACCATCGATCGGGTATTTGAGTCGCATATCTTGAGCAGCGAGGACACCGCAGGCGCGCTCCAATTCGAGGCAGAGGTCTATCTATCACTCGACGAGGTCACCGAACTCTTCGCCTCGCTGGGCGTTGAATTCCAGGACGCCCAGTCGCTCAACGGCATCGCGGCGCGGCGCGAAGCCGAGTTCCTAGAGCTGGGCGACGAAAGCCCGCGCCTCTTCGAGGTCTGCCGTGACCTGTTGGAGCAATCCTCGCGGGACCCCGAGATCATCGCCACCGGTGACCGCGCCGCCTGGGTCGGGCGCAAAGTGAGGCGCCATTAG
- the thiI gene encoding tRNA uracil 4-sulfurtransferase ThiI → MVSTDTYRTIILRLSGELCIKSPQVRRRFQDRLLHNIRMALENAGITEYKLIRHWSRMDVEVNDPRAPEILARVYGIQGVIPAYAYPWETLEDIVEIGERLYREKVVGKTFAVRSKRVGNRGNIPFASMDLGRALGSSLHAQSAGVDLDNPEVVVGVEVRENNVFFLDDELVGPGGLPMGSEGKAVALMSGGFDSAVAAYMMQKRGIDLDFIFFNLGGPAHERGVRDVTKMLCERWSNGYQAKFHIVDLRPIVADMKDNVSGSYWQLLLKRLMMRASHMICEEEGYPAMITGESAGQVSSQTLMNLAAIQTSVLTPILRPLVGLNKEDIIALARIIGTHDLSADVPEFCALDGGRPVTNGSAKRLDREEERVSRKLLESLVEHRKTLKVCEMRGGADMLESDLEVDSLVEGAVMIDLRTSAARSKWKVPDAVEMDFDTAVGNVAYLPKEATYLLLCDVGLKSAFLADMMRKMGFKAHSFRRGTRALRRHLETMAA, encoded by the coding sequence GTGGTCAGTACGGACACATATCGCACTATTATTCTTCGGCTCTCGGGCGAGTTATGCATCAAATCCCCGCAAGTTCGTCGACGTTTTCAGGACCGACTCCTCCACAATATCCGCATGGCTTTGGAGAACGCGGGGATCACCGAATATAAGTTAATCCGGCATTGGTCGCGCATGGACGTCGAGGTCAACGACCCGCGCGCGCCCGAGATTTTGGCGCGTGTCTACGGCATTCAGGGCGTGATTCCGGCCTACGCGTATCCGTGGGAGACCCTGGAGGATATCGTCGAAATTGGCGAGCGACTCTATCGCGAGAAGGTGGTCGGAAAGACGTTCGCGGTGCGCAGCAAACGCGTGGGTAACCGCGGCAATATTCCGTTCGCCTCGATGGACCTGGGGCGCGCGCTCGGGTCGAGCCTGCACGCCCAGAGCGCCGGGGTCGACCTCGATAACCCCGAGGTCGTGGTGGGCGTGGAAGTGCGCGAAAATAATGTGTTTTTCCTCGACGACGAGCTCGTGGGGCCCGGCGGTCTGCCGATGGGCTCGGAGGGCAAAGCGGTGGCGCTGATGAGCGGGGGGTTCGACTCGGCGGTCGCGGCGTATATGATGCAGAAACGCGGCATCGACCTGGACTTTATCTTCTTTAACCTCGGCGGGCCGGCCCATGAGCGCGGCGTTCGGGATGTGACCAAGATGCTCTGCGAGCGTTGGTCGAACGGCTACCAGGCCAAATTCCATATCGTCGATTTGCGCCCGATCGTCGCCGATATGAAAGACAACGTCAGCGGCAGCTATTGGCAGCTGTTGCTCAAGCGCCTGATGATGCGCGCCTCGCATATGATCTGCGAGGAAGAGGGCTATCCGGCGATGATCACCGGCGAATCGGCGGGGCAGGTGTCCTCGCAAACGCTGATGAACCTGGCCGCGATCCAGACCTCGGTGCTGACCCCGATTTTGCGCCCGCTGGTGGGGCTCAATAAGGAAGATATCATCGCGCTGGCCCGAATCATCGGGACCCACGACCTCTCGGCGGATGTCCCCGAGTTCTGCGCGCTTGACGGCGGTCGCCCGGTCACCAACGGCAGCGCGAAGCGCCTCGACCGCGAGGAAGAGCGGGTGAGCCGCAAGCTGCTCGAGTCGCTGGTGGAGCATCGCAAGACCCTGAAGGTCTGCGAGATGCGCGGCGGCGCCGATATGCTCGAGTCCGATCTCGAGGTCGACTCCCTGGTCGAGGGGGCGGTGATGATCGACCTTCGCACCAGCGCGGCGCGCTCGAAATGGAAAGTCCCGGACGCGGTCGAGATGGACTTTGACACCGCGGTGGGCAACGTCGCGTATCTGCCCAAAGAGGCGACCTATTTGCTGCTGTGTGACGTCGGGCTTAAGAGCGCGTTCCTGGCTGATATGATGCGCAAGATGGGCTTTAAGGCGCATAGCTTCCGCCGCGGCACGCGCGCGCTTCGCCGTCATCTCGAGACGATGGCCGCCTGA
- a CDS encoding transglycosylase domain-containing protein, producing the protein MSLGVPTRLTMALCVGLLALAMLAGYAARLPVLGGDLVAAEMERFARRHRVNLRVKTYQPLGLTGLRFEGVEVRARRGDYLLEADLDEVDVRVSMQALFTRGEVYPGEVEVHGGDIRLTRQPGVAARTPEPPPESTSATPAKSTKSQETPPASKPAKPSAPLPLLTIVHDVRMSVDFAPLPAMQRPLWVQRADFLIAPGRPTPVEFRHAYGQMPDGTSFAIKEVADAGNEAATYLIQPREPTRIDRWFNIHLPFAVSTESMTLCPQCSPAVFALKEVEFAAGHGVRARSDLMSLSAGKNEVRLNLATVSVVDGEGSVVFPYELANFELQYDALARTTIVQGEVEDGQSGVASFSANWSSTWGVLTSHILLKDFQSAPASKTLGLGHAVARGVHSGEVELSYEPALDLVEFSLDVDSRDLVVSLPLVNDEPLEFAQLGLELDALFQPMARTLSVNRGAATLGQAGPVRLDGYAVDAGAGFIFDISLAAENLHPQALRDAMPLSLSKLARGSNFEGEFGFEIATSGHTRFPADIALSVGFEGDVSVLGDSRRADVLVLAGTGPPSIDLPGTLVNAIALEDWVDYEALPMRVPLVLAAAEDAKFFKHEGFDWAGLRRAIAFNIEQGALKRGGSTLSQQLSKNLFLDRERTLARKLQEAYVTWRLERELSKERILELYVNMVEWGPGFQGIRAAAQRYFKVPAEELSIAQTALLGAILPGPSIFGRQVLNGYLASSRLEKIEHILSNLRFMKIITPPEYTELYAEAKAGRIGDLQLTICADDSNAPGGAPRCP; encoded by the coding sequence GTGAGTCTTGGTGTGCCGACGCGCCTGACGATGGCGCTTTGCGTGGGGCTTTTGGCGTTGGCCATGCTCGCCGGCTATGCCGCGCGCCTTCCGGTCCTCGGCGGCGACCTTGTCGCCGCCGAAATGGAGCGTTTTGCCCGGCGCCATCGGGTGAACCTGCGGGTCAAAACCTATCAACCCCTGGGGCTCACCGGTCTGCGCTTTGAGGGCGTCGAAGTCCGAGCGCGCCGCGGTGATTATTTGCTCGAAGCCGACCTCGACGAGGTCGACGTGCGCGTCTCGATGCAGGCGCTCTTTACCCGTGGCGAGGTCTACCCCGGTGAGGTTGAGGTCCACGGCGGCGATATCCGCCTGACGCGCCAACCCGGCGTGGCAGCGCGCACCCCTGAGCCGCCGCCCGAGTCAACTTCGGCCACCCCCGCCAAATCGACTAAATCACAAGAAACGCCCCCGGCGTCGAAGCCCGCAAAGCCCAGCGCGCCGCTGCCGTTGTTGACCATCGTGCACGATGTTCGGATGAGCGTGGACTTCGCGCCGCTGCCGGCGATGCAGCGCCCTCTGTGGGTGCAGCGCGCCGATTTTTTGATCGCCCCCGGCCGCCCGACCCCGGTCGAGTTTCGCCACGCCTACGGCCAGATGCCCGATGGGACCTCCTTTGCGATTAAGGAAGTTGCGGACGCAGGCAACGAGGCGGCCACCTATCTGATTCAGCCGCGCGAGCCCACCCGGATCGACCGCTGGTTCAATATTCACTTGCCCTTCGCGGTGTCGACCGAGTCGATGACCCTATGCCCCCAATGCTCGCCGGCGGTCTTCGCGCTCAAGGAAGTTGAGTTCGCGGCCGGCCATGGCGTTCGGGCGCGCTCGGATTTAATGTCGCTGAGCGCCGGGAAAAATGAGGTCCGCCTGAACCTCGCCACGGTGTCCGTGGTCGACGGTGAAGGCAGCGTGGTTTTTCCCTACGAACTCGCGAATTTCGAGTTGCAATACGACGCCCTTGCGCGGACCACGATTGTGCAGGGCGAGGTTGAGGACGGTCAGTCGGGCGTGGCGTCATTTAGCGCGAATTGGTCCTCGACCTGGGGGGTGTTGACCAGCCATATTTTGCTCAAAGACTTTCAGAGCGCGCCGGCGTCCAAGACCCTGGGGCTCGGCCACGCGGTGGCGCGCGGGGTGCATTCCGGCGAGGTCGAGCTCAGCTATGAGCCGGCGCTGGACCTGGTCGAGTTCTCGCTCGACGTGGACTCGCGTGACCTCGTCGTGTCGCTGCCGCTGGTCAACGATGAGCCGCTGGAGTTCGCGCAGCTCGGCCTTGAGCTGGACGCCCTTTTTCAGCCGATGGCGCGCACGCTCAGCGTGAACCGCGGTGCGGCGACGCTAGGCCAGGCGGGACCGGTGCGCCTGGATGGCTACGCGGTGGACGCCGGGGCGGGGTTCATCTTCGATATCTCATTGGCCGCCGAGAATCTTCATCCGCAGGCGCTGCGCGACGCGATGCCGCTGTCGCTGAGCAAGCTCGCGCGCGGGAGCAATTTTGAGGGCGAATTTGGCTTCGAGATCGCGACCTCCGGGCATACGCGATTCCCCGCGGACATCGCGTTGTCGGTGGGCTTTGAGGGCGATGTGTCGGTGCTGGGAGACTCGCGCCGCGCCGATGTCCTGGTGCTGGCGGGCACCGGGCCGCCCTCCATCGACCTGCCGGGCACGCTGGTGAATGCGATCGCGCTCGAGGATTGGGTGGATTATGAGGCGTTGCCGATGCGGGTTCCCCTGGTGCTCGCCGCGGCCGAAGACGCCAAGTTTTTTAAGCATGAGGGATTCGACTGGGCGGGGCTTCGCCGCGCGATTGCCTTTAATATCGAGCAGGGCGCGCTCAAGCGCGGCGGCTCGACGCTGAGCCAGCAGCTCTCCAAAAACCTGTTTTTGGACCGCGAGCGCACCCTGGCCCGAAAGCTCCAGGAGGCCTACGTCACCTGGCGGCTTGAGCGGGAGTTGAGCAAGGAGCGCATCCTGGAGCTCTACGTCAATATGGTCGAGTGGGGGCCGGGGTTTCAGGGGATTCGCGCCGCGGCGCAGCGCTATTTTAAGGTGCCCGCCGAGGAGTTGAGCATCGCGCAGACCGCGCTGCTCGGCGCGATTTTGCCCGGCCCGTCGATCTTCGGGCGCCAGGTGCTCAACGGTTATCTTGCCTCCTCGCGTCTGGAGAAGATTGAGCATATACTGTCGAATCTGCGCTTCATGAAAATTATCACGCCGCCCGAATATACCGAGCTCTACGCCGAGGCGAAGGCCGGGCGCATCGGCGACTTGCAATTGACGATCTGTGCCGATGATTCCAACGCCCCCGGGGGCGCGCCGAGATGTCCGTAA
- a CDS encoding DUF2505 family protein produces the protein MAKISVQDSVSSPRDVVFATFRDKLDELDEFLPDIESIVTESREDLDDGRTRIVRVWRARPEEIPSAARKFIKPEMLQWTDTATWNPNDFSCEWEMEVGFLTDAITAKGVNRYSEDGDSTGIVIDGVLGVDASKIPGVPRLIAGKVGSAVEKFVVKMITPNLKDVNRGIEKYFAAQD, from the coding sequence ATGGCAAAAATTAGTGTTCAAGATTCGGTTAGCTCGCCACGAGACGTTGTATTCGCGACCTTTCGCGACAAGCTCGACGAGCTGGACGAGTTTTTGCCCGATATCGAGTCGATCGTGACCGAGAGTCGCGAAGATCTCGATGACGGCCGCACCCGCATCGTGCGCGTTTGGCGCGCGCGGCCGGAAGAGATTCCCAGCGCGGCCCGTAAATTCATCAAACCCGAGATGCTTCAGTGGACCGACACCGCGACCTGGAACCCCAATGACTTCAGCTGTGAGTGGGAGATGGAGGTTGGCTTTTTGACCGACGCCATCACCGCCAAGGGCGTAAATCGCTATTCAGAGGACGGCGACAGCACCGGCATCGTCATCGACGGCGTGCTCGGGGTGGACGCGAGCAAGATTCCTGGCGTGCCGCGTTTGATCGCCGGCAAGGTCGGCAGCGCGGTTGAGAAGTTCGTGGTCAAGATGATCACGCCGAATCTCAAGGACGTGAACCGCGGAATCGAGAAATATTTCGCCGCTCAGGACTGA
- a CDS encoding helicase-associated domain-containing protein, translated as METDELHRLFERGYSLSSKRFLAETWGVAPESDYDVVAAQVNKPEVSKERLAKVTKLQRVTMSQVAASGGRMRGENLRRDLLLRGFGDTDPVLRALVEELLLIPLPNPGESELDIEALLEMDSFLQRDLALPVPLKELLSDEAEMLGPEAIDAWSGDIQLLDTTSIDTLELNLLHLASQLQQETLRLNIDGTPNRRSLARFGRGISFPITVSPEDPAASQQAGEAGDSLDLNDVFQLDYLTFLLALSLELGFVETRDQSIAGSVKQTEEFFLAKVEARNRQLSAAFRGLKYWSEIESLSLSRAGGPADSERHFSQFEPTGEPLIGARGYVLSVLKRARVTQWTAVKAMIDLCEQLDKNYLPRALSKVEPPVDPRRHIDAVLRHGLIWLGVIEFGYSDDQVEMMRVTPRGAQFLGMKVEKDPNAKDPNAEQHGCMVVQPNFEVMLFLDPAPLEVVYRLYEVGQRTKLSERVANFHLSAESVQRGLGMGLTADEIVTTLGTYSHAPVPDSVAFQIRDWERVHRKLQLFANGVLVRHPDPDKLDLLLGQLRHAQRDDKGNDTFQSYRLGPESAFLACDHPPGLEKLVEQQDGLLIDYLGEIPPSVYFVDILEVMIDPMETDIVTLSELEKIADRLEDSTARQRFYELNVDKIRARWPDNPLKGVREFFGPRTEGGLPPAQELKFRGLLDKPLEAIISREVTVIVLQNKQIADRFVDIPECEPLIERRLGETAFAIKRGHEEELNELLDELGINLSE; from the coding sequence TTGGAGACCGACGAGTTGCACCGGCTCTTCGAGCGTGGTTATAGCCTCTCTTCGAAGCGATTCTTGGCCGAGACCTGGGGCGTCGCGCCCGAGAGCGATTATGACGTGGTCGCCGCCCAGGTGAATAAGCCCGAGGTGTCCAAGGAGCGGTTGGCCAAGGTGACCAAATTGCAGCGCGTCACCATGAGCCAGGTCGCCGCCAGCGGTGGGCGCATGCGCGGTGAGAATCTGCGACGCGACCTGCTGCTGCGCGGGTTTGGGGACACCGACCCGGTGCTTCGTGCGCTGGTGGAAGAGCTATTGCTGATCCCGCTGCCCAACCCGGGCGAGAGCGAGCTGGACATCGAAGCCCTGCTCGAAATGGACTCCTTTTTGCAGCGTGATCTCGCGCTGCCGGTGCCGCTCAAAGAGCTGCTCAGCGACGAGGCCGAGATGCTCGGGCCCGAGGCGATCGATGCCTGGTCGGGCGATATTCAACTGCTTGACACCACCAGCATCGACACCCTGGAGCTCAACCTGCTCCACCTCGCCAGCCAGCTTCAGCAGGAAACGCTGCGCCTCAATATTGACGGCACGCCCAATCGGCGAAGTCTCGCGCGATTTGGTCGCGGCATCAGCTTCCCGATCACGGTGAGCCCCGAAGATCCCGCCGCGTCCCAACAGGCCGGTGAGGCCGGGGATTCGCTCGACCTTAATGATGTCTTCCAGCTCGATTATCTGACCTTTTTGCTCGCGCTTAGCCTCGAGTTGGGCTTCGTTGAGACGCGTGACCAGTCGATCGCCGGGTCGGTCAAGCAGACCGAAGAGTTCTTCCTTGCCAAGGTAGAGGCGCGCAACCGCCAATTGTCGGCGGCCTTCCGCGGCCTGAAATATTGGAGTGAGATCGAGAGCCTCTCGCTGTCGCGCGCGGGCGGACCCGCCGACTCCGAGCGCCATTTCTCGCAATTCGAGCCGACCGGTGAGCCGCTGATCGGCGCGCGTGGCTACGTCCTGTCGGTGCTTAAGCGTGCCCGTGTGACGCAGTGGACGGCCGTCAAGGCGATGATCGATCTCTGCGAGCAGCTCGATAAAAATTACCTGCCGCGCGCGCTCAGCAAGGTTGAGCCGCCGGTAGATCCGCGCCGTCATATCGACGCGGTGCTTCGCCACGGCTTGATCTGGCTGGGCGTGATCGAATTCGGTTATAGCGATGACCAGGTCGAGATGATGCGCGTGACCCCGCGGGGCGCGCAATTCCTCGGGATGAAGGTCGAGAAAGACCCGAACGCCAAAGACCCCAACGCCGAGCAGCATGGGTGCATGGTCGTGCAGCCGAACTTCGAGGTGATGCTCTTTTTGGACCCGGCGCCGCTTGAGGTTGTCTACCGCCTCTATGAGGTCGGCCAGCGCACCAAATTGTCCGAGCGCGTCGCGAACTTCCACCTCAGCGCCGAGAGCGTTCAGCGCGGGTTGGGCATGGGCCTGACGGCCGATGAGATCGTCACCACGCTGGGCACCTATAGCCACGCTCCGGTGCCCGACTCGGTGGCCTTCCAAATCCGCGATTGGGAGCGCGTGCATCGCAAGCTGCAGCTCTTCGCAAACGGCGTGCTGGTGCGTCATCCGGACCCCGATAAGCTCGACCTTTTGCTCGGTCAGTTGCGCCACGCGCAGCGAGACGACAAGGGCAATGATACCTTTCAATCGTATCGTCTTGGGCCGGAGTCCGCCTTCTTGGCCTGTGACCATCCGCCCGGACTCGAGAAGCTGGTCGAGCAGCAGGATGGCCTGCTGATTGATTACCTGGGCGAGATCCCGCCGAGCGTGTATTTCGTCGACATCCTCGAGGTCATGATCGACCCGATGGAGACCGATATCGTCACGCTCAGCGAGCTTGAGAAGATCGCGGATCGCCTCGAGGATAGCACCGCTCGCCAGCGCTTCTATGAGCTTAATGTCGACAAGATTCGCGCCCGCTGGCCCGACAACCCGCTCAAAGGCGTGCGCGAGTTCTTCGGCCCGCGCACAGAAGGCGGCTTGCCGCCGGCTCAGGAGCTCAAATTTCGCGGCCTGCTCGACAAGCCGCTCGAGGCGATTATCTCGCGCGAGGTCACCGTCATCGTGCTGCAGAATAAGCAGATCGCCGACCGCTTCGTCGATATCCCTGAGTGCGAGCCGCTGATCGAGCGCCGCCTGGGCGAGACGGCTTTCGCGATCAAACGCGGGCATGAAGAAGAACTCAATGAGTTATTAGATGAGCTCGGGATCAACCTGAGCGAGTGA